In one window of Paracoccus saliphilus DNA:
- a CDS encoding ArsR/SmtB family transcription factor codes for MKDGPDIARIAALIGDPARANMLVALLSGRALTATELAHEAGVTQQTASTHLARLTEGGLLRQEKQGRHKYLALASDDVGHLLETLMGVAAGAGHLRSRIGPRDAALRKARICYRHLAGEMGTQLYDSLQARGLLDCEDGPRLTSAGQGFMRDFGIDLDGLRQGRAPLCRDCLDWSERRKHLAGSLGRALLSRIEVLGWARLRPNSRIVEFSRDGERAFATCFPTALETTSGSD; via the coding sequence ATGAAAGATGGTCCCGACATCGCCCGAATCGCCGCGCTGATCGGCGATCCCGCCCGCGCCAATATGCTGGTCGCGCTGCTCAGCGGGCGCGCATTGACCGCCACCGAACTGGCGCATGAGGCCGGCGTGACCCAACAGACCGCCAGCACCCATCTGGCGCGGCTGACCGAAGGGGGACTCTTGCGGCAGGAAAAACAGGGGCGGCACAAATATCTGGCGCTGGCCAGCGACGATGTCGGGCATCTGCTGGAAACGCTGATGGGCGTTGCCGCCGGGGCTGGCCATCTGCGCAGCCGCATCGGTCCGCGCGACGCGGCGCTGCGCAAGGCGCGGATCTGTTATCGCCACCTGGCGGGCGAGATGGGGACGCAGCTTTACGACAGCCTGCAAGCGCGCGGACTTCTCGATTGCGAGGATGGTCCCCGGCTGACATCTGCCGGGCAGGGCTTCATGCGCGATTTCGGGATCGACCTCGACGGTCTGCGGCAAGGGCGTGCGCCACTATGCCGCGACTGCCTGGACTGGAGCGAGCGGCGCAAGCATCTGGCGGGCAGCCTCGGCCGCGCCTTGCTGAGCCGGATCGAGGTTCTGGGATGGGCACGCTTGCGCCCGAACAGCCGGATCGTGGAATTCTCGCGCGATGGCGAGCGTGCCTTTGCGACGTGTTTCCCGACGGCTCTGGAAACCACCTCTGGCTCGGACTAG
- a CDS encoding MFS transporter — MIDRDDRPAGSARMAVSALFFANGLMIGSWAPKLPALMARLGISEGTAGMVVLMLGLGSLLVMPVFGAMTARHGSARAVRISALLALPILLLMSLAPNLLLVAATVLLFGGFLGGMDVAMNANAVAVERARRRAIMSSCHGFWSLGGVVGAGLGGMALSSLGELGHALLATLIFGAVLGFALPRMLRDAPDAREAKAPLRLPRSPLPYIIGFMALCCMVPEGAILDWAAVYLQREMGASLSLAGWGFAACAATMAVMRFLGDILRQKLGAVSMLRISAVVAIAGLGIAGMASGPVMAIIGFGFAGLGIANLVPIAFSAAGNLPLLAPGVGLAVVTMMGYSGILLAPGSIGFLAEKMSFSSIYLGLAGLLIVPLLLSPLARTAEFNDEEEVASAA; from the coding sequence ATGATCGACCGCGATGACCGGCCCGCCGGTTCGGCCCGTATGGCCGTATCGGCATTGTTCTTCGCCAATGGGCTGATGATCGGCAGTTGGGCGCCCAAGCTGCCGGCACTGATGGCACGGCTTGGGATCAGCGAGGGCACCGCGGGAATGGTGGTGCTGATGCTGGGGCTTGGGTCGCTGCTGGTGATGCCGGTTTTCGGTGCGATGACGGCGCGGCATGGATCGGCGCGGGCCGTGCGGATCTCGGCGCTTCTGGCGCTACCGATTCTGTTGCTGATGTCACTGGCTCCAAACCTGCTGCTGGTGGCGGCTACGGTCCTGCTTTTCGGCGGTTTCCTGGGCGGCATGGATGTGGCGATGAATGCCAATGCAGTCGCGGTCGAGCGTGCGCGCCGCCGGGCGATCATGTCCTCTTGCCACGGGTTTTGGAGTCTTGGCGGCGTGGTCGGAGCAGGGCTGGGGGGCATGGCGCTGTCCAGCCTGGGAGAGCTGGGCCACGCACTGCTTGCAACGCTGATTTTCGGTGCCGTGCTAGGCTTTGCGCTGCCGAGGATGCTGCGCGACGCACCAGATGCGCGCGAGGCCAAGGCGCCGCTGAGACTGCCGCGCTCGCCGCTGCCCTATATCATCGGTTTCATGGCGCTGTGCTGCATGGTGCCCGAGGGCGCCATCCTCGATTGGGCGGCGGTCTATCTGCAACGCGAGATGGGGGCGTCGCTTTCGCTGGCGGGCTGGGGCTTTGCAGCCTGCGCGGCGACCATGGCGGTGATGCGTTTCCTGGGCGATATCTTGCGGCAAAAACTAGGCGCGGTCAGCATGTTACGGATCAGTGCTGTGGTGGCTATCGCGGGCCTTGGCATCGCCGGTATGGCCTCGGGGCCGGTAATGGCGATCATCGGATTCGGTTTCGCGGGTCTGGGCATCGCCAACCTCGTGCCAATCGCCTTTTCCGCAGCCGGAAACCTGCCCCTGCTGGCACCGGGGGTCGGGCTCGCGGTGGTGACGATGATGGGTTATTCCGGCATCCTGCTGGCTCCGGGAAGCATCGGGTTCCTGGCCGAGAAAATGAGCTTTTCCAGCATTTATCTTGGCCTCGCCGGGCTGCTGATCGTGCCCTTGCTGCTGTCGCCGCTGGCACGGACGGCAGAATTCAACGACGAAGAAGAGGTCGCCTCGGCGGCTTGA
- a CDS encoding glycosyltransferase family 2 protein, with the protein MVSEFPNLHDYLRSKPKTLAKGPLAIILIEDDVAVAETLQHHLKLGFRHILVLSPEPVALPESGSARMTNVHWQTRRPGAHVDAVNAINDAVPEGTWLYYCFNAEFLFFPFSETRGIGEMLTFHVEERRSAMLTYVVDLYAPDLDRCPNAVDLEATMFDRTGYYALARTDRHDHPIERQLDFFGGLRWRFEEHLPKDRRRIDRISLFRAARDLRIGADHSFNIAEYNTYSCPWHNNLTAAIGSFRVAKALMTNPGSRDSIGSFVWRNSLPFDWKAQQLMDFGLMEPGQWF; encoded by the coding sequence ATGGTATCCGAGTTTCCAAATCTTCATGATTATCTGCGCAGCAAGCCGAAAACCCTCGCCAAGGGGCCATTGGCGATTATCCTGATCGAAGACGATGTCGCAGTGGCCGAAACATTGCAGCATCATCTGAAACTGGGTTTCCGGCATATCCTGGTCCTGTCTCCCGAACCGGTCGCCCTGCCGGAAAGCGGCTCTGCCCGCATGACCAACGTTCATTGGCAGACCCGTCGCCCCGGCGCGCATGTCGACGCCGTCAATGCGATCAATGACGCGGTGCCCGAGGGAACCTGGCTCTATTACTGTTTCAACGCCGAGTTTCTTTTCTTCCCCTTTTCCGAGACACGCGGCATCGGCGAAATGCTGACCTTCCATGTCGAAGAGCGTCGCTCGGCGATGCTGACCTATGTCGTCGATCTCTACGCTCCCGACCTGGATCGCTGCCCGAACGCGGTCGATCTGGAAGCAACCATGTTCGATCGCACTGGCTATTACGCATTGGCGCGGACCGACCGCCATGATCATCCGATAGAACGACAACTGGATTTCTTCGGCGGTCTGCGCTGGCGCTTCGAGGAACATCTGCCCAAGGACCGGCGGCGGATCGACCGGATCTCGCTTTTCCGGGCCGCCAGGGACCTGCGGATCGGCGCGGATCACAGTTTCAACATCGCGGAATACAATACCTATTCCTGCCCATGGCACAACAACCTGACAGCCGCGATCGGTTCTTTCCGTGTCGCCAAGGCACTGATGACCAATCCCGGATCGCGCGACAGTATCGGCAGTTTCGTCTGGCGCAACTCGCTTCCCTTCGACTGGAAAGCACAGCAATTGATGGATTTTGGCCTTATGGAGCCCGGCCAGTGGTTCTGA
- the infC gene encoding translation initiation factor IF-3 encodes MARRPHNAPPTRDTGPRVNERIRVAEIRLIGADGENVGVVSPSVGLQMAQEAGLDLVEISPNATPPVCKVMDLGKFKYEQQKREAEARKKQKVIEVKEVKFRPGTDTHDYDVKMRNVMRFLESGDKVKITLRFRGREMAHQNLGLELLNRVRDDVDEIGKIDSMPKMEGRQMVMMISPR; translated from the coding sequence ATAGCCCGCAGACCGCATAACGCACCGCCCACCCGTGACACAGGTCCCCGCGTCAATGAACGCATCCGTGTGGCCGAAATTCGCCTGATCGGCGCAGATGGAGAGAATGTCGGCGTCGTGTCGCCCTCGGTCGGGTTGCAGATGGCTCAGGAAGCCGGGCTCGATCTGGTCGAGATCTCGCCGAACGCCACTCCTCCGGTCTGCAAGGTCATGGACCTTGGCAAGTTCAAGTATGAACAGCAGAAACGCGAGGCCGAGGCACGCAAGAAGCAGAAGGTCATCGAAGTCAAGGAGGTCAAGTTCCGTCCGGGGACCGATACGCATGACTATGACGTCAAGATGCGCAATGTCATGAGATTCCTCGAATCGGGTGACAAGGTCAAGATCACGCTGCGCTTCCGTGGCCGCGAGATGGCGCACCAGAATCTGGGGCTGGAACTGCTGAACCGCGTCAGGGACGATGTCGACGAGATCGGAAAGATCGACTCCATGCCCAAGATGGAAGGTCGACAGATGGTCATGATGATCTCGCCGCGCTGA
- a CDS encoding NIPSNAP family protein encodes MLTCIIRYEIDPTRPEMFAEYARNWGQAIPRCGADLIGYFAPHEGSATLAYGIYNIPNLAEYESYRARLSADPLGQRNYDFARSEGFIRREDRTFLKLASAPHGDAA; translated from the coding sequence ATGCTGACCTGCATCATCCGATACGAGATCGACCCGACACGCCCCGAGATGTTCGCCGAATACGCCCGCAACTGGGGTCAGGCGATTCCGCGCTGCGGTGCCGATCTAATCGGGTATTTCGCCCCGCATGAGGGCTCGGCCACGCTGGCCTATGGCATTTACAATATCCCCAACCTCGCAGAATACGAAAGCTATCGCGCCCGGCTGTCGGCCGATCCGCTCGGCCAGCGCAATTACGATTTCGCGCGCAGCGAGGGTTTTATCCGCCGCGAGGACCGCACATTCCTGAAACTGGCCTCGGCCCCGCATGGAGATGCCGCATGA
- the sigJ gene encoding RNA polymerase sigma factor SigJ: protein MSTDPNLAIFQAERRRLAGLAYRMTGSVTESEDILQQAWIIWSRQRPDRIESPGKWLGTIVTRLCLDFLKSAHRRRETYIGAWLPEPWLQDEAPDAEQDWIVTEDVSIALILTLDKLTPEMRAGFILRDAFDFSFDEIATVVGRSPENCRQLVSRARRRIAGAEMPAQIPTQDAQQITKAFWQASRGGDMQALLDLFTEEVEIHTDGGGKVPAAMNVLKGKDRAARFFVGIARKGLVRSQPFPPLRRINGSPGVVSVELGDVVQTTALDIRDGRIAAVWITRNPDKLRHLQGNPAIC, encoded by the coding sequence ATGAGCACTGACCCGAACCTGGCCATATTCCAGGCAGAGCGCCGCCGACTGGCGGGGCTCGCCTATCGCATGACCGGATCGGTGACCGAAAGTGAAGACATCCTGCAACAGGCATGGATCATCTGGTCGCGGCAACGCCCCGACAGGATCGAGAGCCCCGGCAAATGGTTGGGAACAATCGTGACGCGGCTCTGCCTCGATTTCCTGAAATCGGCACATCGGCGCCGCGAAACTTATATCGGCGCATGGCTGCCCGAACCATGGCTGCAGGACGAGGCCCCCGATGCCGAGCAGGACTGGATCGTGACCGAGGATGTCTCGATCGCGCTGATCCTGACACTCGACAAGCTCACGCCCGAGATGCGCGCCGGTTTCATCCTGCGCGATGCCTTCGATTTCTCCTTCGACGAGATCGCCACGGTTGTCGGCCGCTCGCCCGAAAACTGCCGGCAACTGGTATCACGCGCCCGGCGTCGCATCGCCGGGGCCGAGATGCCGGCGCAGATCCCGACCCAGGATGCGCAACAGATCACCAAGGCTTTCTGGCAGGCCAGCCGGGGAGGCGACATGCAGGCATTGCTGGATCTGTTTACCGAAGAGGTCGAGATTCACACGGATGGCGGCGGCAAGGTGCCCGCCGCCATGAACGTGCTCAAGGGAAAGGACCGGGCCGCGCGGTTCTTTGTCGGCATCGCTCGCAAGGGACTGGTCCGGTCCCAGCCCTTCCCGCCTTTGCGCCGCATCAACGGTTCGCCGGGTGTCGTCTCGGTCGAGCTCGGCGATGTCGTCCAGACCACCGCGCTCGACATCAGGGATGGCCGGATCGCCGCCGTCTGGATCACCCGCAACCCCGACAAGCTCCGCCATCTGCAAGGCAACCCGGCAATATGCTGA
- a CDS encoding SH3 domain-containing protein — protein MTKRAVFRNGAVIGLTLAALVTGQMTFGGSAGQGGGNHMQDPNVILVQNSLSADAQISRNSAQQRGPVTNLPIPRYVSLKGSEGNARRGPSLSHRIDWVFRHAGMPLRVVAEFGHWRRVEDKDGAGGWVHYALLSGVRTAIVTEDMAELRTRPNADSDVVARAESGAIVRLNECNPDWCQISGGGERGWVPKPSIWGVDPDEIRE, from the coding sequence ATGACGAAGCGGGCGGTTTTCAGGAATGGCGCAGTAATCGGTCTGACGCTGGCAGCATTGGTGACAGGCCAGATGACCTTCGGGGGAAGTGCCGGGCAAGGCGGCGGCAATCACATGCAGGACCCCAATGTCATATTGGTCCAGAACAGCCTCTCGGCGGATGCGCAGATCAGCCGCAATTCGGCCCAGCAGCGCGGTCCGGTCACCAACCTGCCGATTCCCCGCTATGTCAGCCTCAAGGGCAGCGAGGGCAATGCACGCCGCGGTCCCAGCCTCTCGCATCGCATCGATTGGGTCTTCCGCCATGCCGGGATGCCATTGCGCGTGGTCGCCGAATTCGGCCATTGGCGCCGGGTCGAGGACAAGGACGGCGCGGGTGGCTGGGTGCATTACGCGCTCTTGTCGGGCGTCCGCACCGCCATCGTCACCGAGGACATGGCCGAGCTGCGCACCCGCCCCAATGCCGATTCCGATGTTGTCGCACGGGCGGAATCCGGTGCAATCGTGCGCCTGAACGAATGCAATCCCGACTGGTGCCAGATCTCCGGCGGAGGCGAGCGGGGCTGGGTCCCCAAGCCGTCGATCTGGGGCGTGGATCCCGACGAAATCCGCGAGTAA
- a CDS encoding M3 family metallopeptidase — translation MNPELTRWTGPEGLPRFDLISDEDFAPAFEAELTGAEAAMEKIAANPEPASFANTVAALETAEEGLSRVLAIFYTLAGVDSNPEREALQRDFAPKLAAYNSRTSMDPRLYARVKTVAKQAETLAPEDRRITELALRDLTRAGAGLEGAARERMAEIRARMAVLTTQFAQNVLADERDYVLPIADDRLEGLPDWLIRAMRAAAKERDLPGQIVTLNRSLIVPFLEHAQDRALRELAFKAWAARGSGQGAGGEATDNLPIVTEILALRHELAGLLGYEDFAAYKLEPEMAGNAGRVETLLGQVWKAARKRVAEDEAELSRLAREDGVNTALEPWDWRLYAERLRRMRHDVDPAEVKPYLTLDVMLGAVFDVAHRLYRLEFQTIEAPLWSPDVKAWRVTRNGKLMAIFLGDYFARPGKRSGAWCSALQDQHKIGEGQRPIVVNVCNFTAPDAPGEPAFLSWDDALTLFHEFGHATHQILSDVHWPSISGTSVAQDFVELPSQLYEHWLEQPQVLDAHARHFRTREPMPADLRDRVVAAGKADAGFATVEYLESALVDLAFHRGDPPADPMARQREILAGLEAPRAIPMRHATPHFAHIFSGNSYASGYYSYMWSEVMDADAFAAFEEAGEIFDPGVARRLEENILSRGGSAPAEKLWLAFRERMPGVDALLKGRDLV, via the coding sequence ATGAACCCGGAACTGACCCGCTGGACCGGCCCCGAGGGGCTGCCCCGTTTCGACCTGATTTCCGACGAGGATTTCGCGCCCGCATTCGAGGCCGAACTGACTGGTGCCGAGGCGGCTATGGAAAAGATCGCGGCCAATCCCGAGCCCGCGAGTTTCGCCAACACGGTTGCTGCGCTGGAGACCGCCGAAGAAGGACTGAGCCGCGTGCTGGCCATCTTCTACACGCTGGCAGGCGTGGATTCGAACCCGGAGCGCGAGGCATTGCAGCGCGATTTTGCGCCGAAATTGGCGGCGTATAACAGCAGGACCAGCATGGATCCGCGGCTTTATGCGCGGGTCAAGACGGTGGCGAAACAGGCGGAAACGCTCGCGCCCGAGGATCGGCGGATCACCGAACTGGCATTGCGCGACCTGACCCGGGCCGGGGCCGGGCTGGAGGGCGCGGCACGCGAACGGATGGCCGAAATTCGCGCGCGCATGGCGGTGTTGACCACGCAATTCGCGCAAAATGTGCTGGCCGATGAACGTGACTATGTCCTGCCGATTGCCGATGATCGCCTGGAGGGACTGCCCGACTGGCTGATCCGCGCGATGCGGGCGGCTGCGAAAGAGCGCGACCTGCCCGGGCAGATCGTGACGCTGAACCGTTCTCTGATCGTGCCATTCCTGGAACATGCGCAGGATCGAGCGCTGCGTGAACTGGCGTTCAAGGCATGGGCCGCGCGGGGGTCGGGGCAGGGCGCCGGCGGCGAGGCAACCGACAACCTGCCCATCGTCACCGAGATCCTGGCATTGCGGCACGAGTTGGCCGGCTTGCTGGGTTACGAGGATTTTGCCGCCTACAAGCTGGAACCCGAGATGGCGGGCAATGCCGGGCGGGTCGAGACCTTGCTGGGGCAGGTCTGGAAGGCGGCCCGCAAACGCGTCGCGGAAGACGAGGCGGAATTGTCGAGGCTGGCGCGGGAGGATGGCGTGAATACCGCCTTGGAGCCATGGGACTGGCGGCTCTATGCCGAGCGGTTGAGACGCATGCGTCACGACGTCGACCCGGCCGAGGTCAAGCCCTACCTGACGCTGGACGTGATGCTGGGCGCGGTGTTCGATGTGGCGCATCGCTTGTATCGGTTGGAGTTCCAGACAATCGAGGCGCCGCTCTGGTCGCCGGATGTAAAGGCATGGCGGGTGACGCGGAACGGCAAATTGATGGCGATCTTCCTGGGCGATTACTTTGCCCGGCCCGGCAAGCGTTCTGGCGCGTGGTGCTCGGCGCTGCAGGACCAGCACAAGATCGGCGAGGGGCAGCGGCCCATCGTGGTGAATGTGTGCAATTTCACCGCCCCGGATGCGCCGGGCGAGCCTGCCTTCCTGTCATGGGATGACGCCCTGACGCTGTTTCATGAATTCGGCCATGCGACCCATCAAATCCTGTCGGACGTGCATTGGCCCTCGATTTCCGGCACCTCGGTGGCGCAGGATTTCGTCGAACTGCCCAGCCAGTTATATGAACATTGGCTGGAACAGCCGCAGGTGCTGGATGCCCATGCGCGGCATTTCCGGACCAGAGAGCCGATGCCCGCCGATCTGCGCGACCGGGTCGTGGCCGCGGGCAAGGCGGATGCCGGTTTCGCAACGGTGGAATACCTGGAAAGCGCGCTGGTCGATCTGGCTTTCCACCGTGGCGATCCGCCCGCCGATCCGATGGCGCGACAGCGCGAGATCCTGGCCGGGCTGGAGGCCCCGCGAGCGATCCCGATGCGCCATGCCACTCCGCATTTCGCGCATATCTTCTCGGGCAATAGTTATGCCAGCGGATATTACAGTTACATGTGGTCGGAAGTTATGGATGCCGACGCATTTGCGGCCTTCGAGGAGGCGGGCGAAATTTTCGATCCGGGCGTGGCGCGGCGGCTGGAGGAAAATATCCTGTCGCGTGGCGGCTCTGCGCCTGCCGAGAAATTGTGGCTCGCCTTCAGGGAACGCATGCCGGGGGTTGATGCGTTGCTGAAAGGGCGTGACCTTGTCTAG
- a CDS encoding antibiotic biosynthesis monooxygenase family protein, whose amino-acid sequence MIAVIFEVQPAGAKARENYMAIAASLRPLLEQIDGFISIERFQSLNDPDRILSLSFFRDEEAVQQWRNLSQHREAQRQGRGGVFADYRLRVAHVIRDYGMERREEAPTDSRETHQA is encoded by the coding sequence ATGATCGCCGTGATTTTCGAAGTTCAACCCGCAGGCGCCAAGGCCCGCGAGAATTACATGGCCATCGCAGCCTCTTTACGTCCACTGCTGGAGCAGATCGACGGCTTCATCTCGATCGAACGGTTCCAGAGCCTGAACGACCCCGACCGCATCCTGTCGCTGTCCTTCTTTCGCGACGAAGAGGCCGTGCAGCAGTGGCGCAATCTCAGCCAGCATCGCGAGGCGCAGCGGCAGGGGCGCGGCGGGGTCTTTGCCGATTACCGGCTGCGCGTGGCCCATGTGATCCGCGATTACGGCATGGAGCGGCGCGAGGAGGCCCCCACGGACAGCCGCGAGACCCATCAGGCGTGA
- a CDS encoding HesA/MoeB/ThiF family protein, producing the protein MLGLSLIAGLTALALVFRLPGRIALLMAGGAWLAIVLLLGLAPESGMAQSIGGTLNGWLFGGGLAALVLAYRVGLRRLRALAPEADTGISPADDGQMSDAELDRYARHLVLREIGGPGQMRLRDARVLVVGAGGLGAPICLYLAAAGVGRITLADDDTVSLSNLQRQVIFRSGQRGEMKADAAAGNMAELNPHIEVTPLHRRITGADADLVARHDLVIDGTDSFASRDEVNRACVTAGVPLIAGAIAQWEGQVTLYHPAQGGPCMACLFPEAPAPGLAPACAEAGVVGALPGVVGSIMALEAIKHLTGAGEGLRGRMLIFDGLYGETRMISITQREDCPVCRGHRHA; encoded by the coding sequence ATGCTGGGGCTGTCGCTGATTGCTGGGTTGACTGCTCTGGCCCTGGTGTTTCGGCTTCCGGGACGGATCGCATTGCTGATGGCCGGTGGGGCGTGGCTGGCCATCGTTCTGCTGCTTGGATTGGCGCCAGAGAGCGGGATGGCCCAGAGCATCGGCGGGACCTTGAACGGATGGCTGTTCGGTGGAGGGCTTGCCGCGCTGGTTCTTGCCTATCGCGTGGGCTTGCGGCGCCTGCGTGCGCTTGCTCCCGAAGCCGATACCGGAATCTCCCCTGCAGATGATGGCCAGATGTCGGATGCGGAACTTGACCGCTATGCCCGGCACCTTGTGCTGCGCGAGATCGGCGGCCCCGGCCAGATGCGGCTGCGCGATGCCCGGGTGCTCGTGGTCGGGGCAGGGGGGCTGGGTGCCCCGATCTGCCTTTACCTCGCCGCGGCAGGCGTTGGTCGCATCACGCTGGCCGATGACGATACGGTCAGCCTGTCGAACCTGCAGCGGCAGGTAATCTTCCGAAGCGGCCAGCGTGGCGAGATGAAGGCAGATGCCGCCGCCGGGAACATGGCCGAATTGAACCCGCATATCGAGGTGACACCCCTGCATCGCCGCATCACCGGGGCCGATGCCGATCTTGTCGCCCGGCACGACTTGGTCATTGACGGCACCGATAGCTTCGCTTCGCGTGACGAGGTGAACCGTGCCTGCGTGACGGCGGGCGTCCCGCTGATCGCCGGGGCGATCGCTCAATGGGAGGGACAGGTGACGCTATATCACCCCGCCCAAGGCGGGCCTTGCATGGCCTGCCTGTTCCCCGAAGCTCCCGCGCCGGGCCTGGCCCCCGCCTGCGCCGAGGCGGGGGTTGTCGGCGCGTTACCCGGTGTGGTCGGCAGCATCATGGCGTTGGAGGCGATAAAGCATCTGACCGGCGCGGGCGAAGGGCTGCGTGGGCGGATGCTGATCTTCGACGGTCTCTATGGCGAAACCCGGATGATCTCGATCACGCAGCGCGAAGATTGTCCGGTTTGCCGGGGGCATCGTCACGCCTGA
- a CDS encoding carboxymuconolactone decarboxylase family protein produces MTTTRMEYFKAAPDAMKPLVALENSTRELSIPTRLRTLMKMRASQINSCAYCLDMHAPDAREAGITQQQLDVLAAWRESPAFDARERAALGWCDALTRIEATGAPDADYQALAAAFSERECTELTLIITTINAWNRFAVGFRSAHPIRDEADEH; encoded by the coding sequence ATGACCACGACACGCATGGAATATTTCAAGGCCGCCCCCGATGCGATGAAACCGCTGGTCGCCCTTGAAAACTCGACCAGGGAGCTTTCGATCCCGACCCGGCTGCGCACGCTGATGAAGATGCGTGCGTCACAGATCAATAGCTGCGCCTATTGCCTCGACATGCATGCACCCGATGCCCGCGAGGCCGGAATCACACAGCAGCAGCTTGATGTTCTGGCCGCATGGCGCGAAAGCCCGGCCTTCGATGCGCGGGAACGGGCGGCGCTTGGCTGGTGCGATGCACTGACCCGGATCGAGGCGACCGGCGCGCCCGATGCCGATTATCAGGCGCTGGCCGCCGCTTTCAGCGAACGCGAATGCACGGAACTGACCCTGATCATCACCACGATCAATGCCTGGAACCGCTTTGCCGTCGGGTTCAGATCGGCCCATCCGATCCGGGACGAGGCCGATGAGCACTGA
- a CDS encoding 2-hydroxyacid dehydrogenase, with product MHPTSPTSARPKLRVTVSRRLPEPIETRMKELFDVVLREDDRKMSREELVAAMKNSDVLVPTVTDQIDASMLAQAGERLKLIANYGAGVDHIDVMSARQRGVLVSNTPGVVTEDTADMTMALILAVTRRIPEGLAEMQAGRWGGWAPTAHLGGRVGGRRLGILGMGRIGQAVARRANVFGMQVHYHNRKRLRPEIEEELQATYWESLDQMLARMDIVSVNAPHTPSTFHLMNARRLKLMKPTAVVVNTSRGEVIDENALTRMLRAGEIAGAGLDVFEHGHEINPRLRELSNVVLLPHMGSATVEGRNEMGEKVIINVKTYADGHRPPDLVVPSML from the coding sequence ATGCACCCAACCAGCCCGACCTCGGCTCGCCCGAAACTGCGGGTCACCGTTTCCCGCCGCCTGCCGGAACCCATCGAGACCCGGATGAAGGAGCTTTTCGATGTCGTCCTGCGCGAGGATGACCGCAAGATGAGCCGGGAGGAACTGGTCGCCGCGATGAAGAACAGCGATGTGCTGGTGCCGACGGTCACCGACCAGATCGACGCCAGTATGCTGGCGCAGGCCGGAGAGCGTCTGAAGCTGATCGCGAATTACGGCGCCGGGGTGGACCATATCGATGTCATGTCGGCCCGGCAGCGTGGGGTGCTGGTATCGAACACGCCCGGTGTCGTGACCGAAGACACCGCCGATATGACCATGGCGCTGATCCTTGCCGTGACCCGCCGCATTCCCGAAGGCCTGGCCGAGATGCAGGCAGGACGTTGGGGCGGATGGGCGCCGACCGCGCATCTGGGCGGGCGCGTCGGCGGTCGGCGGCTTGGTATCCTTGGCATGGGCAGGATCGGGCAGGCGGTGGCGCGGCGGGCCAATGTCTTCGGGATGCAGGTGCACTACCACAACCGCAAGCGCCTGCGCCCCGAAATCGAAGAGGAATTGCAGGCGACCTATTGGGAAAGCCTGGACCAGATGCTGGCGCGGATGGATATCGTCAGCGTGAACGCACCACACACGCCCTCGACCTTCCATCTGATGAACGCCCGGCGGCTGAAGCTGATGAAGCCGACCGCCGTCGTCGTGAATACCTCGCGCGGGGAGGTGATCGACGAGAACGCCCTGACCCGGATGCTGCGCGCCGGAGAGATCGCCGGGGCGGGGCTGGACGTGTTCGAACATGGGCACGAGATCAATCCGCGTCTGCGCGAACTGTCCAACGTGGTCCTGCTGCCGCATATGGGCTCGGCCACGGTCGAGGGGCGCAACGAGATGGGCGAGAAGGTCATCATCAATGTCAAGACATATGCCGATGGGCATCGGCCGCCCGACCTGGTCGTGCCGAGCATGTTGTAG
- the dut gene encoding dUTP diphosphatase: MTDAPKIRIKRLEGADPALALPSYETAGAAGADLRANFPEAERGGVELIPGQRALIPTGLTLEIPAGWEVQVRPRSGLALKHGLSLVNAPGTIDSDYRGPLGVILINLGEASHHVRHGDRIAQIVVAPAPQAEFVEVEDIAATARGSGGFGSTGAS; the protein is encoded by the coding sequence ATGACCGACGCGCCGAAAATCAGGATCAAGCGGCTGGAAGGTGCGGATCCTGCGCTGGCATTGCCATCTTACGAAACCGCTGGTGCCGCGGGGGCGGATTTGCGTGCGAATTTCCCCGAAGCCGAGCGGGGCGGGGTAGAGCTGATTCCAGGTCAGAGGGCGTTGATCCCGACCGGGCTGACCCTCGAAATCCCGGCGGGATGGGAGGTGCAGGTCAGGCCCCGCTCGGGGCTGGCGCTGAAGCATGGGTTGTCGCTGGTCAATGCGCCGGGCACCATCGATAGCGACTATCGCGGCCCGCTCGGCGTGATTCTGATCAATCTGGGCGAGGCATCCCATCATGTGAGGCATGGCGACCGGATCGCCCAGATCGTCGTCGCGCCCGCGCCGCAAGCCGAATTCGTCGAGGTCGAGGATATCGCCGCGACGGCCCGAGGCTCCGGCGGGTTCGGATCGACCGGAGCGAGCTGA